In Hamadaea flava, a genomic segment contains:
- a CDS encoding NADPH-dependent FMN reductase, which translates to MSEALKLAVILGSVRPGRRADAVGRWVQRHAARRPGVEAEVVDIAAYQLPVLDEPLPAAYGRYAHPHTQAWADTIAAFDGYVFVTPEYNRSIPGPLKNAIDFLYAEWHNKSAGFVSYGMDAAGTRAVEHLRVVMGELQVADVRAQVALTLGGDFDGDAFQPLPYRSGQLDMMLDQLTTWSHALRTVRR; encoded by the coding sequence TCGCCGGGCCGATGCCGTCGGGCGGTGGGTCCAGCGCCACGCCGCGCGGCGGCCGGGTGTCGAGGCGGAGGTCGTCGACATCGCGGCTTACCAGCTGCCGGTGCTCGACGAGCCGCTGCCTGCGGCGTACGGGCGTTACGCGCATCCGCACACCCAGGCGTGGGCGGACACGATCGCCGCCTTCGACGGGTACGTCTTCGTGACCCCGGAGTACAACCGCTCCATCCCCGGGCCGCTGAAGAACGCGATCGACTTCCTGTACGCCGAGTGGCACAACAAGTCCGCCGGGTTCGTCAGCTACGGCATGGACGCGGCCGGCACCCGGGCGGTCGAGCACCTGCGGGTGGTCATGGGCGAGCTGCAGGTCGCCGATGTGCGGGCGCAGGTCGCGCTGACCCTGGGCGGCGACTTCGACGGCGACGCGTTCCAGCCCTTGCCGTATCGGTCCGGCCAGCTGGACATGATGCTCGACCAGCTCACCACCTGGAGCCACGCGCTGCGGACGGTCCGGCGATGA
- a CDS encoding DHA2 family efflux MFS transporter permease subunit: protein MTTTVPTRRDEAIRWPVWRLALVIAFAAFMSQLDTSVVNVGLDSIAADLGADLSDAQWVASAYLIALGLSLPASGWLGRRLGVGRVWFAALAAFTGTSALCALADGVWWLVAARVLQGLSAGLLLPAGQTILGQAVGPQRLGRVMATLGIAVSLGPALGPVAGGLIIHNGSWPWLFLVNLPLGGIALYLGWRFVPRDRPDAHPGRLDWPGLLLVSAGVPLLVYGLTAWGEQGSLASLGAGGPVTLGGLLLLTFIWYARRTVRPVLDLRLFANRAYAAATATGAVMGAAMFGATLLFPLYFQIGRGAGVLETGVALIPLGLGTAVALPISGRLLDRIGGGLVSLVGGLGTAASTVPFALAGTELPTPAVLGLLFLRGVGIAFAVGPASIAAFKAVTTAQLPDATTQVNIAQRVGGALGGAVFAVLLATRLPGGVDAAFRQTFWWLTAASALGLATAAWLTVAERSRPATSSGVDATRLPEGVHGRSSRG, encoded by the coding sequence ATGACGACCACCGTGCCGACGCGCCGGGACGAGGCGATCCGATGGCCGGTCTGGCGGCTGGCGCTGGTGATCGCGTTCGCCGCCTTCATGAGCCAGCTCGACACCTCGGTCGTCAATGTCGGGCTCGACAGCATCGCCGCCGATCTGGGCGCCGATCTCAGCGACGCCCAGTGGGTCGCGAGCGCGTACCTGATCGCGCTCGGCCTGTCCCTGCCGGCCAGCGGCTGGCTCGGGCGGCGGCTCGGCGTCGGGCGGGTGTGGTTCGCCGCGCTGGCCGCGTTCACCGGCACGTCCGCGCTGTGCGCGCTCGCCGACGGCGTGTGGTGGCTGGTCGCGGCTCGCGTGTTGCAGGGACTCAGCGCCGGGTTGCTGCTGCCGGCCGGGCAGACGATCCTCGGCCAGGCGGTCGGCCCCCAGCGGCTCGGCCGGGTCATGGCCACCCTCGGCATCGCCGTCAGCCTCGGTCCCGCGCTCGGCCCGGTCGCCGGCGGCCTGATCATCCACAACGGATCATGGCCGTGGTTGTTCCTGGTCAATCTCCCGCTCGGCGGGATCGCGCTCTACCTCGGCTGGCGGTTCGTGCCGCGCGACCGGCCCGACGCGCATCCGGGCCGGCTCGACTGGCCCGGCCTGCTGCTGGTCAGCGCCGGCGTGCCGCTGCTCGTCTACGGGCTCACCGCCTGGGGCGAGCAGGGCAGCCTCGCGAGCCTCGGCGCCGGTGGCCCGGTCACGCTCGGCGGGCTGCTCCTGCTGACATTCATCTGGTACGCACGACGCACCGTCCGGCCGGTGTTGGATCTTCGCCTGTTCGCCAATCGGGCGTACGCGGCAGCCACCGCGACCGGTGCGGTCATGGGTGCCGCCATGTTCGGCGCGACGCTGCTCTTCCCGCTGTACTTCCAGATCGGCCGGGGCGCGGGCGTCCTCGAGACCGGAGTGGCGCTGATTCCGCTCGGCCTCGGCACCGCGGTGGCGCTGCCGATCAGCGGCCGATTGCTGGACCGGATCGGCGGCGGGCTGGTCAGCCTGGTCGGCGGGCTCGGCACGGCTGCTTCCACGGTTCCGTTCGCGCTGGCGGGCACGGAACTGCCCACGCCGGCCGTCCTCGGTCTGCTGTTCCTGCGCGGCGTGGGTATCGCGTTCGCCGTCGGCCCGGCGTCGATCGCGGCGTTCAAGGCGGTCACCACCGCTCAGTTGCCCGATGCCACCACCCAGGTGAACATCGCGCAGCGGGTGGGCGGGGCGCTGGGCGGAGCCGTCTTCGCCGTCCTCCTGGCCACCCGGCTGCCCGGCGGCGTCGACGCCGCGTTCCGGCAGACGTTCTGGTGGCTCACCGCCGCCTCGGCGCTCGGCCTGGCCACCGCGGCCTGGCTGACCGTCGCCGAACGCTCCCGGCCGGCGACGAGTTCCGGCGTGGACGCCACCCGGCTGCCCGAGGGCGTCCACGGCCGGTCATCGCGTGGTTGA
- a CDS encoding helix-turn-helix domain-containing protein translates to MADAHLRADDAAARQLATRLRQQREQAQLSADELASRIGITAADVETIENGDRLSPRQLVYAWLNACGLLGPERRDIMDIVDKPH, encoded by the coding sequence ATGGCGGACGCTCACCTACGAGCCGACGACGCGGCCGCGCGTCAACTTGCCACTCGGCTGCGTCAGCAGCGAGAGCAAGCCCAGCTGTCCGCAGACGAGCTGGCGAGCCGGATCGGCATCACCGCGGCCGACGTGGAGACCATCGAGAACGGCGACCGACTGAGCCCACGCCAGCTCGTCTACGCCTGGCTGAACGCGTGCGGACTACTCGGTCCCGAGCGCCGGGACATCATGGACATCGTCGACAAGCCCCACTGA
- a CDS encoding family 43 glycosylhydrolase — MIVLSAPSPRWRFRAVVAVLASAAAVAAMTVAVRQPAQAASIDTSAWYRLTARHSGKAMDVAGSSTADGAGLVQQTVSSASTSQQFQFVDSGGGFFRLRARHSGKVVDVSNRSTADGAAVIQWSDLNGTNQQWSVIDTDSGYVKLLNRNSGKALDVSGRSTADGATVVQWADNGGANQQFLLTKLSTPTPTASPTISGTPTTPPAAYPNPGTVTGSTGAHDPSVAKGPNGTYVLAATANNLSLKTSTDRTAWSNAGVVWPNGASWTTAYTGGSANLWAPDISYRNGQFFLYYAASTFGSQHSAIFLATSPTGLQGSWTNQGLIIESSTAVNYNAIDPNLVVDDAGQWWLTFGSFWSGIKMIRLDAATGKRSTSDTAVRALATRTTASGAVEAPFIFKHGGYYYLWVSFDLCCQGAASTYRVMVGRSTSVTGPFTDRAGTAMTSGGGTQVLAGHGSIHGPGHQAVITDVDAEALFYHYYADSGASYLGINLIGYDSAGWPFVY; from the coding sequence ATGATCGTTCTCTCCGCACCCTCACCACGCTGGCGGTTCCGCGCCGTCGTGGCCGTCCTGGCCAGCGCCGCAGCCGTCGCCGCGATGACCGTCGCCGTACGCCAGCCCGCGCAGGCGGCGAGCATCGACACTTCGGCCTGGTACCGCCTGACGGCGCGGCACAGCGGCAAGGCGATGGACGTCGCCGGTTCGTCGACGGCCGACGGAGCCGGCCTCGTCCAGCAGACCGTCAGCTCAGCCAGCACCAGCCAGCAGTTCCAGTTCGTCGACTCCGGCGGCGGCTTCTTCCGGCTGCGCGCCCGGCACAGCGGCAAAGTGGTCGACGTGTCCAACCGGTCCACCGCAGACGGCGCAGCCGTCATCCAGTGGAGCGACCTGAACGGCACCAACCAGCAGTGGTCTGTCATCGACACCGACAGCGGCTACGTCAAGCTGCTCAACCGCAACAGCGGCAAAGCCCTCGACGTATCCGGGCGATCCACCGCCGACGGCGCCACCGTCGTGCAGTGGGCCGACAACGGCGGCGCCAACCAGCAGTTCCTGCTGACCAAGCTCAGCACCCCGACCCCCACCGCCAGCCCGACGATCTCCGGTACGCCGACCACCCCGCCCGCCGCGTACCCGAACCCGGGGACGGTCACCGGCAGCACCGGCGCGCACGACCCCAGCGTGGCGAAGGGGCCGAACGGGACCTACGTCCTCGCCGCCACCGCGAACAACCTGTCGCTCAAGACCTCCACGGACCGCACCGCGTGGTCGAACGCCGGTGTCGTGTGGCCCAACGGCGCGTCCTGGACGACGGCGTACACCGGTGGCAGCGCGAACCTGTGGGCCCCGGACATCTCGTACCGCAACGGCCAGTTCTTCCTCTATTACGCCGCGTCCACGTTCGGGTCGCAGCACTCGGCGATCTTCCTGGCCACCAGCCCCACCGGCCTGCAAGGCTCCTGGACCAACCAGGGTCTGATCATCGAGAGCAGCACCGCCGTGAACTACAACGCGATCGACCCGAACCTCGTCGTCGACGACGCCGGTCAGTGGTGGTTGACCTTCGGCTCGTTCTGGAGCGGGATCAAGATGATCCGGCTCGACGCCGCCACCGGCAAACGCTCCACGAGCGACACCGCCGTACGAGCGTTGGCCACGCGTACCACCGCGAGCGGGGCCGTCGAAGCGCCGTTCATCTTCAAGCACGGCGGCTACTACTACCTGTGGGTCTCGTTCGACCTGTGCTGCCAGGGCGCGGCGAGCACCTACCGCGTCATGGTCGGCCGGTCGACCTCGGTCACCGGGCCGTTCACCGACCGGGCAGGCACCGCGATGACCTCCGGCGGCGGTACGCAGGTCCTGGCCGGGCACGGTTCGATCCACGGCCCCGGCCATCAGGCGGTCATCACCGACGTCGACGCCGAAGCGCTCTTCTACCACTACTACGCCGACAGCGGCGCGTCGTACCTCGGCATCAACCTCATCGGCTACGACTCGGCCGGCTGGCCGTTCGTGTACTGA